Below is a genomic region from Hyphomicrobium nitrativorans NL23.
GGCGCCTGGCCACGCATGAAGCGCGGCAGATCTTCGTGGTTGCCTGGTGCGGCGGCGGCTGGCTCGCGTTGTTGCGCCGGTGCGCGTTCGACCGCTTCGCGCGGGACCGGGCGCGCGCCCGCGGGCGCGAACCGTTCGGCGATGGCGCGGCTCAAATTGTCGAAGTCGGGATCGAGCGCGTGGATTTCGGGCTCCGGCTCGTCGTTCGCAAAATCGTCGCCCAGGTCGTGGTCGAATTCTGCCGCGGTGTCGTCGAAGCTGGGCCGAGCGGGTTGCGCGCGGTTCGCGAATGCGGCGCCAGGAAGAATGGGTTCACGGGCGTCGGACACGGGACGGCTGGCGGGCTCGCTCTTGAAGCTCGATGGGCGTAGCGCACCGAGTGCGGTGACGAGGCTCTTCGCGCGCGCGGGCGCCGTGGACCACACGGGTTCGTGCTGAGCGCTCCATGCGGTGCCTCGTGCCGCGGGGCGGGCGTCGTGCCGCTTGGCGGGCCAGCGCAGAAGAGAGGTACCGGCGAAGCCTGCGGAGCGCGAGAGGGCTGCAAAGCCTACTCCGCCGAGAAGGATGCAGGTCGCGGCCGAGGCGCTGCCGGTGCTGAAAAGACGGAGAACGCTCGAAAGCGCGTCGAAGATGACGTCGCCCAGGATGCCGCCGAGGCCATGCGTGATCGGCCAGGATGCGGTGGCGGGCAGCGCCGAAACGGTGCCTGCGAGCGCGAGGATGGCGAGCGGATAGAACGTGAGCCTCGTCGAAAGGGCCGGGATGCGCTCGGACAGCGTCATCTCGAAGGCCCAGATCATGGGCGGCAGCAGCGCAATCGCGGCCGCAAGGCCGAGCGTCTGCAGAAGGAGATCGGCGACGATGGCGCCCGGCGCGCCGAGCGCGTTGCGGATGGGGCCGCCGGTGGCGTGGCTGAGGCTCGGGTCGGTGACGGACCATGAGACGAGGCTCGCCCAGACGGCTGCGAGCACCAAAAGCAGGACCACGCCCAAGCCACGGCCGAGCGTTCCGATGAGGCGTGCCTCAAGGGAAGCCGGGAGAAGGCGCTGGGAATTGGAACCGATAGTGGACGGCATGGGCCGAACGTCTCTTACGCAGAAACATGGACGAAGCGTTCGAGCGCCTCCCTGATCGTTCCGGCATCGTGAACGAGCGCAACCCGCACGTAGGTTTCGCCCGGATTGGTTCCACGAGAGCCGGCCTGAGCCAGGTAGGCACCAGGGATGACCTTGACTCCGAAACGTTTCCATAAGGTTAGGGCGAAGTGAGCGCCGTTCCCAATTTGACTCGTGTCGAGCCAAAGGAAAAAGCCGCCGGGCGGGCGCCGGTAGCCGAAACGGGTGCCGAGGACGGCGTCGGCAACGTCGTATTTTTCGACGTAGGCGCGCCGGTTGGCGGCGACGTGCGCTTCGTCCGCCCACACGGCGGCCGAGACGTGCTGCACCGGGCCCGGCATCTGCGGGCCGATCAGATTGCGGACTTCGAACAGGTTTTCGAGAAATTTGGCGTCGCCCGCCATAAAGCCCGAGCGCAGGCCCGGTAGATTCGAGCGCTTCGAGAGCGAGTTGAAGACGACGAGGTTGCGGAAGCGTTCGGGTGTTTTGGCTGCAACTTCGAGCGCGCCTGCGGGCGGCGCGCCGGAATAGATCTCCGAATAGCATTCGTCGAAGAAGAGCATGATGTCGTGATCGCGGGCGATGCGAAGCGCGCAGGCGATGTAGGTTTCGTCCGCCACCGCGCCCTGAGGGTTGGCGGGCGAGCAGAGATAGATTGCGGCGGTGCGAGCGAGGAGGTCGCCGTCGGCTTCGAGGGCCGCGAGGTCGGGCAGGTGGCCGGTTTCCTGCGTGGCATCGAGGAAGACGGGTTCCGCGCCGGTCGCGAGGGCGCCGCCGAGATAGGCCTGATAGTAGGGATTGCACATCAGGATCGCCGGGCGGCGGCCGTTCAAATCCTTGCGGGCGACGGCGGGGAAGGCGGCATAGAACAACCCTTCGCGCGAGCCGTTGCAGGGCAGGATCTCGCGGGCAGGGTCGACGAAGCCTGGGAGGCCGTAGCGACGGCCGATCCAATCGGCGATGGCCTGGCGGAGGTCGTCGGAGCCCTTGATTGCGGGATACTTGGCGAGAAGCGCTTCGGCCTCGGCAAGCTTGGCCCCGACGAACGGGGGCATCGTCTCGCGCGGCTCGCCGAGCGTCAGGTCGATGGCGCGCTCATGGCCGGGCGGGATGCCGTCGAGCAGCGTGCGCAGGCGCGAGAACGGCGAGACGATGGTGCCGTCGGCGAGCGAGGAGAAATTGAGGGAAACGGACATTGGCGGCCCAGGGTCAGGACATCGTTGGCCGCTGTTTTCCACTCCTGCGGGCAAAGATCAAGAACAGGCGGCTTGGCGACGCTTACTCGCTGACGTGCCTGAGCTCACCGAGGCGCTGGCCTGTTAGACGTACGCGGCATTCTGCAGCTTCGATTGCGGCGATGCTGCCCTCGCCCAGGCGATGCACGAGACACGCGGCATCACGGTATTTCAGCCATGCGTTCTGGGCAGCTTTCATGGCTTCGGCGACATCCGGCGCGGCACCGGATTCCGCTTTTCCCACGAGCGAGTCGATGATGCCATCCAGCTTGTCCGCCGTGTCCGCAAGGCATTGGGTGATGTCGACGGTGCTCTCTCTGTCGTTGCAGTCGTGATGTGTGTCCGCATAAACGTGTGCTGGAGCGAAAGCGACAGTGCAAAGCACTAACGCGAAACGGCGAGACATCGCGGGAACTCCGAATAGAGACGAACGGCGACCCTAGGCCGGATTTGCCAAGCGGAGGTTAATTGTCGTCCAAACTATGGGCGAAGCGGGCGGTTTCGAAGTTCTGCGTCTCCTTAAGGCCGATCACCGTGTCGAGGCCGCGGGCGGTGCGAAGATCCACTTCGTAAAGGTTGGCGCCCGTGAGGTCCGCGCCTGTCAGATCGGCGCCGGTGAAGTCTGCCTGGATCAGGTCGGCGCCTTTCAGGTTCGCACCTCTGAGGTCCGCGTTCACGAAGCGGGCATACTTGAGGGACGTGTTCGCCAGCGTTGCGTCTTTCAGGATGGCGCGGGTGAAGTTGGCGCTGACGAGGCTGGCGGGGGCATTTACCGAAGACTCGCGCACGGCGGTGCGGCCGAGGACGGCGCCGGTCAAATCGGCGCCGGTGAAATCTGCGCGGTCGAAATGGCCGTCGGAGCGGAAGCGGACGAGTTTGGCGCCCGTGAACTTCGGGACCTCGCCGGATGCGACATCAAGCGTGGTGAAGACCGTGGGGCGGATGATGCGCGCGTCGGTGAGGTCCGCGTTGGAGAAGTCGGTTGCGGTGATGGTCGCGCGGTCGAGCTTCGCGCCGACGAGGGACGCGCCCGCCAGGGTGGCGCGGGAGAGATCGGTGCCGTAAAGGTCCGAACCTGCGAGAAGGGCGGCCTTGAAATCGAGTTCGGCCAGATCGAGGCGGGTCATGTCCGCCTTCTGGAGATCGGGACGCGTTTCGGGCGGTGCCTGGAAAATCCGCTCGAAGACGCTGCGGGCGGTGAGACGCGTGCCGGCGTCTCGCTCTTCGGACCCGGATCCGAAATAGCTCGGCACATCTCCGGCGGCGGCAGC
It encodes:
- a CDS encoding lysozyme inhibitor LprI family protein produces the protein MSRRFALVLCTVAFAPAHVYADTHHDCNDRESTVDITQCLADTADKLDGIIDSLVGKAESGAAPDVAEAMKAAQNAWLKYRDAACLVHRLGEGSIAAIEAAECRVRLTGQRLGELRHVSE
- a CDS encoding aminotransferase class I/II-fold pyridoxal phosphate-dependent enzyme encodes the protein MSVSLNFSSLADGTIVSPFSRLRTLLDGIPPGHERAIDLTLGEPRETMPPFVGAKLAEAEALLAKYPAIKGSDDLRQAIADWIGRRYGLPGFVDPAREILPCNGSREGLFYAAFPAVARKDLNGRRPAILMCNPYYQAYLGGALATGAEPVFLDATQETGHLPDLAALEADGDLLARTAAIYLCSPANPQGAVADETYIACALRIARDHDIMLFFDECYSEIYSGAPPAGALEVAAKTPERFRNLVVFNSLSKRSNLPGLRSGFMAGDAKFLENLFEVRNLIGPQMPGPVQHVSAAVWADEAHVAANRRAYVEKYDVADAVLGTRFGYRRPPGGFFLWLDTSQIGNGAHFALTLWKRFGVKVIPGAYLAQAGSRGTNPGETYVRVALVHDAGTIREALERFVHVSA
- a CDS encoding pentapeptide repeat-containing protein, translating into MRYGNHRAGRFQSAALLVALAASAVSLCNAAAAGDVPSYFGSGSEERDAGTRLTARSVFERIFQAPPETRPDLQKADMTRLDLAELDFKAALLAGSDLYGTDLSRATLAGASLVGAKLDRATITATDFSNADLTDARIIRPTVFTTLDVASGEVPKFTGAKLVRFRSDGHFDRADFTGADLTGAVLGRTAVRESSVNAPASLVSANFTRAILKDATLANTSLKYARFVNADLRGANLKGADLIQADFTGADLTGADLTGANLYEVDLRTARGLDTVIGLKETQNFETARFAHSLDDN